A genomic region of Luteibacter aegosomatissinici contains the following coding sequences:
- a CDS encoding HD domain-containing protein — MVTTVAGIVVPDSALAREITQLVRDTESDLLYHHSRRVFFFGALSGKAKGLKFDPELLYAGAMFHDMGLVPEYSSKTERFEVDGANVARDFLLARGISPEQVDTVWASIALHTTPGIPQHMKPEIALVTAGVEMDVLGLGFETVHTHDRELVAEAHPRGPAFKHGIIDAFYNGVRNKPETTFGNVKADVMAHKEPHFHRGDFVHCILGNGWPT; from the coding sequence ATGGTCACCACGGTTGCAGGCATTGTTGTTCCGGATAGCGCCCTGGCGCGCGAGATCACCCAGCTGGTCCGCGATACCGAGAGCGATCTGCTGTACCACCACTCGCGCCGCGTGTTCTTCTTTGGCGCCCTCAGCGGCAAGGCCAAGGGCCTGAAGTTCGATCCCGAGCTGCTGTACGCCGGCGCGATGTTCCACGACATGGGCCTGGTGCCCGAGTACTCGAGCAAGACCGAGCGCTTTGAAGTCGATGGCGCCAACGTCGCCCGCGACTTCCTGCTCGCCCGCGGTATCAGCCCGGAACAGGTCGATACGGTATGGGCCTCCATCGCCCTGCACACCACGCCGGGCATCCCGCAGCACATGAAGCCGGAGATCGCACTAGTCACCGCTGGTGTGGAGATGGACGTGCTTGGCCTGGGCTTCGAGACCGTGCACACGCACGATCGTGAACTTGTCGCCGAAGCCCACCCGCGCGGCCCCGCGTTCAAGCACGGGATCATCGATGCGTTCTACAACGGTGTGCGCAACAAGCCGGAGACCACCTTCGGCAACGTCAAGGCTGATGTCATGGCGCACAAGGAGCCACATTTCCACCGCGGCGACTTTGTCCACTGCATCCTCGGCAACGGTTGGCCGACCTGA
- a CDS encoding alpha/beta fold hydrolase yields MTTQTKPIVVSYRSEQIDGLKIAYREAGPADAPVVLLLHGFPTSSHMFRNLIPYLANRYRVIAPDYPGYGESDAPDVKDYHYSFENFGNLVRTLLERLKVDKYAMYVMDYGAPVGWQLFLRNPEKTTALIIQNGNAYEEGLKAFWDPIKVYWADGAAKSRDALRWLVKLETTIFQYTDGVDDKTRISPDNWVHDQFLLDRPGNEDVQMDVMYDYRKNVPLYPEVQRLFREHQPPTLITWGERDTIFPADGAHPYKRDLKDLEFHLFPTGHFALEDKGDEIMPLIGDFLDRKIGKQA; encoded by the coding sequence ATGACCACCCAAACCAAACCCATCGTCGTTTCCTACCGCAGCGAACAGATCGACGGCCTGAAGATCGCCTACCGCGAAGCCGGCCCCGCCGATGCACCGGTCGTGCTGCTGCTCCACGGCTTCCCGACCTCCTCGCACATGTTCCGCAACCTCATCCCGTATCTGGCCAACCGCTACCGCGTGATCGCCCCGGATTACCCCGGCTACGGCGAGAGCGACGCACCGGACGTGAAGGATTATCACTACAGCTTCGAGAACTTCGGCAACCTGGTGCGCACGCTGCTCGAGCGCCTGAAGGTCGACAAATACGCCATGTATGTCATGGATTACGGCGCGCCGGTCGGCTGGCAGCTGTTCCTGAGGAACCCGGAGAAGACCACCGCGCTGATCATCCAGAACGGCAACGCGTACGAGGAGGGCCTGAAGGCGTTCTGGGACCCGATCAAGGTGTATTGGGCCGATGGCGCCGCCAAGAGCCGCGATGCGCTGCGCTGGCTGGTGAAGCTGGAGACCACGATCTTCCAGTACACCGATGGCGTGGACGACAAGACCCGCATCTCGCCGGATAACTGGGTGCACGACCAGTTCCTGCTCGATCGCCCGGGCAACGAGGATGTGCAGATGGACGTGATGTACGACTACCGCAAGAACGTCCCGCTCTACCCGGAAGTGCAGCGCCTGTTCCGCGAACACCAGCCGCCCACCCTCATCACCTGGGGCGAACGCGACACCATCTTCCCCGCCGACGGCGCCCACCCTTACAAGCGCGACCTGAAGGACCTGGAGTTCCACTTGTTCCCGACCGGGCACTTCGCCCTGGAGGACAAGGGTGACGAGATCATGCCGCTGATCGGCGATTTCCTGGACCGGAAGATCGGCAAGCAAGCCTGA
- a CDS encoding PDR/VanB family oxidoreductase, whose product MTFMIRDVIQLNPRVREFRIARQDGARLPAWMPGSHVILRFNAADGRSFENHYSLVGVTGPADAYRIAVQREDGGKGGSACLHDEFAAGSVLEVLGPFDSFPLTIPESTPAPRIVLIAGGIGVTPLVSMAHALACRGVPFVMHHLARNAEQATLTDELCGIAGDAMHTHYSERAGRVDFVRLLGAYEPGAQAYVCGPSGLIQALAQAAEAQGWPADALHVESFGARAQPGDAPLTVELALSELTVEVQPGTSILDALIAADVFVSWECKRGECGNCFTQVLDGEPLHRDVCLTPAMRSQGMCTCVSWAQPGRLVLEL is encoded by the coding sequence ATGACCTTCATGATCCGTGACGTGATCCAGCTGAACCCGCGAGTGCGCGAGTTCCGTATCGCCAGGCAGGATGGCGCGCGCCTACCGGCATGGATGCCTGGCTCACACGTCATCCTGCGTTTCAACGCCGCCGACGGTCGTTCGTTTGAAAACCACTATTCACTGGTCGGTGTTACCGGCCCGGCCGATGCATACCGCATCGCTGTGCAACGCGAAGATGGCGGCAAGGGCGGGTCCGCCTGCCTGCACGATGAGTTCGCAGCCGGCAGCGTGCTGGAAGTCCTTGGGCCATTCGACAGCTTCCCCCTGACGATTCCCGAGAGCACGCCGGCGCCACGCATCGTGCTGATCGCTGGCGGCATTGGTGTCACGCCGCTGGTATCCATGGCGCACGCCCTAGCCTGCCGCGGTGTGCCGTTCGTGATGCACCACCTTGCCAGGAACGCAGAACAGGCCACCCTGACCGACGAACTGTGTGGCATCGCGGGCGACGCCATGCATACGCACTATTCCGAACGCGCCGGCCGAGTGGACTTCGTTCGGCTGCTCGGTGCGTACGAGCCCGGGGCGCAGGCGTATGTGTGTGGACCTTCGGGCCTGATCCAGGCACTTGCCCAGGCCGCCGAGGCACAAGGCTGGCCAGCCGATGCCCTGCACGTGGAAAGTTTCGGTGCACGCGCCCAGCCGGGCGACGCGCCGCTGACGGTCGAACTCGCCCTGTCCGAACTGACCGTCGAAGTTCAACCCGGCACGTCGATCCTGGATGCCTTGATCGCCGCGGACGTGTTCGTGTCGTGGGAATGCAAGCGCGGCGAATGTGGGAACTGCTTCACCCAGGTGCTCGACGGCGAGCCGCTCCATCGTGATGTGTGCCTGACCCCAGCCATGCGGTCGCAAGGCATGTGCACGTGCGTGTCGTGGGCCCAGCCGGGCCGCCTGGTACTCGAACTGTAA
- a CDS encoding pyridoxamine 5'-phosphate oxidase family protein, with amino-acid sequence MNDKHHFHEGEREVQIRAGEAGIADRNIAVMSDTVIGGARPFIAKQFMVALGSVDASGNVWASLLFGKPGFAHTTDGKAIDIDVPAAYRDTDEPLWNNVMTRKDVGMLFIEVGSRRRYRVNGTVSRLDEAGMQVSIREAYPNCPKYIQRRHLRALGEPSAHAQTASGTVLRGTVESIIRDADTLFVASHHPETGADASHRGGDKGFIHIVDERTLRIPDYPGNSLFNTWGNFSVDPHAGLCIPDFANGRLLQLTGTVAMQWDQDDQAGETGGTRRYLQFNVERWILRDSIPKAEWEYLDASPFNPPVTR; translated from the coding sequence GTGAACGACAAGCACCACTTCCACGAAGGCGAACGCGAGGTACAGATCCGCGCCGGTGAGGCTGGTATCGCGGACCGCAACATAGCGGTCATGAGCGATACCGTCATCGGTGGCGCGCGTCCGTTCATCGCAAAGCAGTTCATGGTCGCCCTGGGCAGTGTCGATGCCTCGGGAAACGTCTGGGCCTCCTTGCTGTTCGGCAAGCCCGGGTTCGCCCATACCACCGACGGCAAGGCCATCGATATTGATGTACCGGCCGCCTATCGCGATACGGACGAACCGCTCTGGAACAACGTGATGACCCGCAAGGACGTCGGCATGCTGTTCATCGAGGTGGGCTCGCGCCGCCGCTACCGCGTGAATGGCACGGTGAGCCGCCTTGATGAGGCAGGCATGCAAGTCAGCATCCGCGAGGCTTATCCAAACTGCCCGAAATACATCCAACGCCGCCACCTGCGCGCCCTGGGCGAACCGAGCGCGCATGCGCAGACGGCCTCGGGCACCGTGCTTCGCGGCACCGTCGAATCGATCATTCGCGATGCGGATACGCTTTTCGTGGCCAGCCATCATCCTGAAACCGGTGCGGACGCATCGCACCGGGGTGGCGACAAGGGCTTTATCCACATCGTGGACGAGCGCACGCTGCGCATACCGGACTATCCGGGAAACAGCCTGTTCAATACGTGGGGTAACTTCTCGGTCGATCCTCACGCGGGCCTGTGCATTCCTGACTTCGCCAACGGCCGCCTGCTGCAGCTCACCGGCACCGTCGCCATGCAATGGGACCAGGACGACCAGGCCGGTGAGACCGGCGGCACGCGCCGCTACCTGCAGTTCAACGTCGAGCGCTGGATCCTTCGTGATTCGATCCCGAAGGCCGAGTGGGAATACCTCGATGCTTCTCCGTTCAATCCACCCGTGACGCGCTGA
- a CDS encoding LysR family transcriptional regulator yields the protein MDQIHLMKVFVAVGEEESFAAASRRIDLSPAAVTRAVAALEDELGVKLLARTTRNVRLTEAGRRYLDDTRNILASIAEANEAAAGVNAAPKGNLSVTASVLFGRTFVMPCIVQYLQDFPEVDVSAYFLDRVVNLVDEGMDVAVRIGHLPDSSLRALRVGQVRRVLVASPAYLATHGVPQHPADLLRHTIIAASGISPRVDWKFGAVEDPTMVRMKPRLTVTSNDGAIAAATSGLGIARLLSYQVGAELAAGQLKIILDDYEESAWPVHILHRESKYGSSKVRHFIDSLAEHLRGHPHLA from the coding sequence ATGGACCAGATCCACCTGATGAAGGTTTTCGTGGCGGTAGGCGAGGAGGAGAGCTTCGCTGCGGCCTCGCGCCGTATCGATCTTTCGCCGGCCGCAGTCACCCGTGCTGTCGCCGCCCTGGAAGACGAACTGGGCGTCAAGCTGCTGGCCCGTACCACCCGTAACGTGCGCCTTACCGAGGCGGGGCGGCGCTACCTGGATGACACCCGCAACATCCTGGCCAGTATCGCCGAGGCGAACGAGGCGGCTGCGGGCGTCAATGCGGCGCCGAAGGGCAACCTGTCAGTTACCGCCTCCGTGCTGTTCGGCCGCACCTTCGTCATGCCGTGCATCGTGCAGTACCTGCAGGATTTTCCCGAGGTGGATGTCTCGGCTTACTTCCTCGATCGCGTGGTGAACCTGGTCGATGAGGGCATGGATGTCGCCGTACGCATCGGCCACCTGCCGGACTCAAGCCTGCGGGCCTTGCGAGTGGGGCAGGTGAGGCGGGTGCTGGTCGCCTCGCCGGCGTACCTGGCCACGCATGGCGTGCCCCAGCACCCGGCCGATCTGCTCCGCCACACCATTATCGCCGCGAGCGGTATTTCCCCGCGGGTCGACTGGAAGTTCGGCGCCGTTGAGGATCCGACCATGGTGCGTATGAAGCCCAGGCTGACCGTGACCAGCAACGATGGTGCGATCGCCGCGGCGACTTCGGGGCTGGGTATCGCGCGATTGCTTTCCTACCAGGTGGGTGCCGAACTGGCGGCCGGGCAGTTGAAGATCATTCTCGACGATTACGAGGAGTCAGCCTGGCCGGTGCATATCCTGCACAGGGAGAGCAAGTATGGGTCCTCCAAGGTCCGGCACTTTATCGATAGCCTGGCGGAACACCTGCGCGGCCATCCGCACCTGGCGTGA